The Petrocella atlantisensis genome has a window encoding:
- a CDS encoding YveK family protein → MKNHLEISFMEFLNTCVKRWWQLLAFALAGALLSYLFVMSFTVPVYEAHTTLFIGDEPAEDENTRMTMQDFEVSQQLINDYKEILRTRRVAENVIEATRLDLPIDVLRSNMMIENVGTTRLFVIGYTDPDPEIAAEVANTFSEQLSIAITGIVGLENIQIIDEALVPEYPVGPSDVMYIVVGGFLGILFGMVFIIIRLFSSKKRLQDAREIEELLGLPVLSEIPGYKMEVGR, encoded by the coding sequence ATGAAAAATCACTTAGAGATTAGTTTTATGGAATTTCTGAATACATGTGTCAAAAGATGGTGGCAATTATTGGCTTTTGCTCTAGCAGGGGCATTGTTGTCTTATTTATTTGTAATGAGTTTTACAGTTCCTGTATATGAAGCACATACAACCCTTTTTATAGGGGATGAACCGGCAGAAGATGAAAATACAAGAATGACAATGCAAGATTTTGAAGTATCACAACAGTTAATAAATGATTATAAAGAGATATTAAGAACCAGACGGGTAGCTGAGAATGTCATAGAAGCCACTAGATTAGATTTACCTATTGATGTTTTAAGAAGTAACATGATGATTGAGAATGTTGGTACGACGCGTTTGTTCGTCATTGGTTATACGGATCCTGATCCGGAGATTGCAGCTGAGGTGGCAAATACTTTTTCAGAACAACTCTCTATAGCAATTACAGGTATTGTTGGACTTGAGAATATTCAGATAATCGATGAAGCACTTGTACCGGAATATCCAGTTGGTCCTTCAGATGTCATGTATATAGTTGTGGGTGGTTTCTTAGGAATATTGTTTGGTATGGTTTTTATAATTATTAGATTATTTTCCTCTAAAAAACGTTTGCAAGATGCAAGAGAAATTGAAGAACTTTTAGGATTACCCGTATTGTCCGAGATACCTGGCTATAAAATGGAGGTGGGGCGCTGA
- a CDS encoding ABC transporter ATP-binding protein, protein MDKKIGNKIDKKKTKDIFINIKWLLFTMKGFSSFVFAIIFFGAISAVLGIFRALVTKWLVDSATAADIERMNQYLLLLGGIILFDIAVRAIHTILLEKGEIKISNNIQNKLYAKIIKTKWMQFLKYHSGDYLTRMTSDVEEITDVIISTIPNIITLSILVFGSFISIFYIDPKLAIVIITVIPLAALFIRVFSKRLKKLYMESQLVESRYRSFINESIQNMLVVKTFCLEKMNFGKAKAMQQEKVDLVASRTKLTVISTSLVTMSSWMGFFLVFLWGSVKIAEGTTTFGTLMALIQLIGNIQGPLITVAASIPMIVYALASVERIREIEGLESEFEADFSLDMTSAGIKYDQVDFYYNKDNYVLKNITTEIKPGETVALIGSSGEGKTTFIHLLMSLLNPVKGDIRIVDREKEYEVSTKSRGFISYVPQGNNIFSGTIADNLRLGKENATEEELKIATKAASAWEFILEAENGINTHIGERGIGLSEGQTQRIAIARALLHKAPILILDEATSALDSKTEVEVLKTIQSLEESPTCIIITHRLSALKICDRILKIEDGYLSEISYEEAIDFENA, encoded by the coding sequence ATGGACAAAAAAATCGGCAATAAGATAGACAAAAAGAAGACAAAAGACATATTTATCAATATAAAATGGTTGCTTTTTACGATGAAGGGCTTCAGTTCTTTTGTTTTTGCAATTATTTTTTTTGGTGCCATTTCAGCAGTGCTAGGCATTTTCAGAGCCCTGGTTACTAAATGGTTAGTTGATTCAGCCACAGCGGCGGACATTGAACGGATGAATCAATATTTACTTTTACTTGGTGGTATTATACTGTTTGATATTGCTGTACGCGCCATTCATACGATATTGCTCGAAAAAGGTGAGATAAAAATCTCGAACAATATACAAAATAAGCTCTATGCAAAAATCATTAAAACAAAATGGATGCAATTTTTGAAATATCATAGTGGGGATTATCTAACAAGAATGACCAGTGATGTGGAAGAAATCACAGATGTCATTATTTCCACAATACCAAATATTATAACCCTTAGTATTCTGGTCTTTGGTTCATTTATTTCCATATTTTACATTGATCCCAAATTGGCCATAGTAATAATTACGGTCATACCCCTTGCTGCATTATTTATTCGCGTCTTTTCCAAACGTCTAAAAAAACTATATATGGAAAGTCAACTTGTCGAGTCTAGGTATAGATCTTTTATCAATGAGTCGATACAAAATATGTTGGTCGTTAAGACATTTTGTCTGGAAAAGATGAACTTCGGCAAAGCCAAAGCCATGCAACAAGAAAAGGTGGATCTAGTGGCCTCAAGAACCAAGCTGACCGTTATATCTACTTCTCTTGTCACCATGAGCTCCTGGATGGGTTTCTTTCTTGTTTTCTTATGGGGTTCTGTGAAGATAGCAGAAGGTACGACGACTTTTGGGACTTTAATGGCGCTTATACAGCTTATAGGAAATATACAAGGACCATTGATTACTGTGGCAGCCTCCATACCTATGATTGTGTATGCATTGGCTTCTGTTGAAAGAATTAGAGAAATAGAAGGGCTTGAGAGTGAATTTGAGGCGGACTTTTCTCTAGATATGACTTCGGCAGGTATTAAATATGATCAAGTGGACTTTTATTATAATAAAGACAATTATGTTCTAAAAAACATAACGACAGAAATAAAACCAGGTGAAACTGTAGCTTTGATTGGTTCTTCAGGAGAGGGAAAAACAACATTTATTCATTTGTTAATGTCACTACTAAACCCGGTAAAAGGCGATATACGTATTGTAGATCGAGAAAAGGAATATGAGGTAAGCACCAAGTCTAGAGGCTTTATTTCTTACGTACCTCAAGGCAATAATATTTTCTCGGGTACCATAGCAGATAACCTGAGACTTGGTAAAGAGAATGCAACGGAAGAAGAACTGAAGATTGCAACAAAAGCTGCCAGTGCTTGGGAATTTATTTTGGAAGCTGAGAATGGTATCAATACACATATTGGAGAAAGAGGTATCGGGTTATCAGAAGGACAAACCCAACGCATAGCTATTGCTAGAGCTCTGCTTCATAAAGCACCTATCTTAATATTGGACGAAGCAACGTCAGCACTTGACTCAAAAACGGAAGTAGAAGTATTGAAAACAATACAATCACTTGAAGAATCACCCACGTGTATCATCATCACACATCGTTTATCGGCTCTAAAAATCTGTGATCGAATCTTGAAAATTGAGGATGGTTACCTTAGTGAAATTAGTTATGAAGAAGCGATTGATTTTGAGAATGCATGA
- a CDS encoding phosphoenolpyruvate carboxykinase (ATP): MMEKQINRYKVFGLNLYSDFEITELDTSDGEQDVRVLLGTVPKCINEVLEQSDQYQLSRTEFAFDIDSVAKYYIRKGREIIVEPYPEAEMDRVIVYLLGTAMGVLLIQRNRVAIHGSVVSVGQSAIIITGDCGAGKTSLSSAFRKNGYGFLADDIAAVSMNQNQQALVHPAFPQQRLCTDTALKMGYDLKTLKLASMEENKYIVKLEEQYIGEKMPLAAIVEIRIGDSKEVLLEELRGIEKIKYIEKNIYCGALYDTIGFTNDYYRALLLIVKNTSFYRVSRPKHGFTVEEQLKRIMSELTNKGIG; the protein is encoded by the coding sequence ATGATGGAAAAACAGATAAATCGTTACAAGGTTTTTGGTTTGAATCTATATTCGGATTTTGAAATCACTGAGCTTGATACAAGTGATGGCGAACAAGATGTTCGCGTTTTATTAGGTACTGTGCCAAAGTGTATAAATGAGGTACTTGAGCAAAGCGACCAGTATCAATTATCAAGAACTGAGTTTGCCTTCGATATAGATAGTGTTGCTAAATACTATATAAGAAAGGGTCGAGAGATTATTGTTGAACCTTACCCAGAAGCAGAAATGGACCGGGTTATCGTTTATCTTTTGGGTACGGCGATGGGTGTATTGCTTATTCAGAGAAATAGAGTTGCCATTCATGGAAGTGTGGTTAGTGTGGGTCAGAGCGCTATAATTATTACCGGTGATTGTGGCGCGGGAAAGACCAGCTTAAGTTCAGCATTTCGAAAAAACGGTTATGGTTTTCTCGCCGATGATATAGCGGCGGTATCCATGAATCAAAACCAGCAAGCCCTTGTTCATCCGGCTTTTCCACAACAAAGACTATGTACGGATACAGCTTTGAAGATGGGGTATGATCTAAAGACTTTGAAATTAGCGAGTATGGAGGAAAATAAGTATATTGTAAAATTAGAGGAACAGTATATTGGAGAAAAAATGCCGCTTGCTGCAATTGTAGAGATACGAATAGGCGATTCTAAAGAGGTCTTGTTAGAAGAACTTCGTGGGATTGAGAAAATCAAATATATCGAGAAAAATATATACTGTGGTGCATTATACGATACCATTGGTTTTACCAACGACTATTATCGGGCATTATTACTCATAGTTAAGAATACATCATTTTATAGAGTTTCAAGACCAAAGCATGGTTTTACTGTTGAAGAACAATTAAAGAGAATCATGTCTGAGTTGACAAATAAAGGCATTGGATAA
- a CDS encoding PqqD family peptide modification chaperone codes for MGQDEFNKEAVIRKKELIVIDFDGELAMNDTEKGIHYGMNTVGTRIWKLLDEPQTMASIVAYLLTQYEVDKEDCIEEVYNFLSDLYERGLICMENTKSE; via the coding sequence ATGGGTCAGGATGAGTTTAATAAAGAAGCCGTTATACGAAAAAAAGAGTTGATTGTCATAGACTTTGATGGAGAGTTGGCGATGAACGATACAGAAAAAGGCATACACTACGGTATGAATACAGTTGGAACAAGAATATGGAAATTATTGGATGAACCTCAGACGATGGCATCCATTGTTGCGTACTTATTAACGCAGTATGAGGTGGACAAAGAAGACTGCATAGAAGAAGTATATAACTTCTTGTCGGATTTGTATGAAAGAGGATTAATCTGCATGGAAAACACAAAATCTGAGTAG